A genomic segment from Microcoleus sp. FACHB-672 encodes:
- a CDS encoding (2Fe-2S) ferredoxin domain-containing protein, whose amino-acid sequence MTASKNVLVCQNRTCRKQGAAAVLASFQSHAPDDVAVTGSSCLGQCGNGPMVLVTPDEVWYCHVRPEEVPVVVERHLQAGKPVKAMLYPKFHPQSLK is encoded by the coding sequence ATGACAGCTTCTAAAAATGTCTTAGTCTGCCAAAACCGCACCTGTCGCAAACAGGGTGCGGCGGCGGTACTCGCCAGTTTTCAATCCCACGCCCCAGATGATGTTGCCGTCACCGGCAGCAGTTGTTTGGGACAATGTGGGAATGGGCCAATGGTGCTCGTCACACCCGATGAGGTTTGGTACTGCCATGTGCGCCCAGAAGAAGTGCCGGTGGTGGTTGAGCGACATTTGCAGGCGGGGAAGCCGGTGAAGGCAATGCTTTATCCCAAGTTTCATCCTCAGTCGTTGAAGTAA
- a CDS encoding YgfZ/GcvT domain-containing protein, with protein sequence MIQELQELQTAGGATFEESASGVPVPVSFGNDAAALNAVREAVALCDLTHWGRIQVSDADRLRFLHNQSTNDFNSLKPGQGCDTVFVTSTARTIDLATAYLTEDAVLLLVSPHRRSKLMQWLDRYIFFADKVKLTDVTEKTAAFSLMGPNSDALLDQLGAGALAGQPYGTHQIVPLGDAQVRVAVGSGLAVAGYTLIVEAGNAAAVWETLTAAGAVPLGEQCWEQLRVEQGRPTPDRELTEDYNPLEARLLQTLSFTKGCYIGQETIARLETYKGVKQQLWGVRLSARVEPGTVVTLDEEKVGTLTSYTETPQGPFGLAYIRTKAGGAGLKVHVGDIEGEVVDVPFLKGGES encoded by the coding sequence ATGATTCAAGAATTACAAGAACTTCAAACAGCCGGTGGGGCAACCTTTGAGGAATCGGCCTCTGGCGTGCCGGTGCCGGTTAGTTTTGGCAACGATGCAGCCGCCCTCAACGCGGTGCGGGAAGCAGTGGCTTTGTGCGATCTCACCCACTGGGGACGCATTCAAGTTAGCGATGCTGACCGGCTACGATTTTTGCACAATCAAAGTACAAACGATTTCAACAGCCTTAAGCCCGGACAGGGTTGTGATACGGTTTTTGTCACCTCCACTGCCCGCACGATTGACTTAGCAACCGCATATCTTACGGAAGATGCGGTGCTGCTGCTTGTCTCGCCCCATCGCCGTTCCAAGTTAATGCAGTGGCTTGATCGCTATATCTTTTTTGCCGATAAGGTGAAATTAACGGATGTGACGGAAAAAACGGCTGCATTCAGTTTAATGGGGCCAAACAGCGATGCTTTACTGGATCAGTTGGGTGCCGGTGCCCTTGCCGGCCAACCTTATGGCACCCACCAGATAGTACCCCTAGGGGACGCGCAAGTGCGTGTGGCTGTGGGCAGTGGCTTAGCAGTTGCCGGCTACACCCTAATTGTCGAAGCAGGCAACGCAGCCGCCGTGTGGGAGACTTTAACCGCTGCCGGTGCGGTTCCTCTGGGTGAACAATGTTGGGAACAGTTGAGAGTGGAACAGGGACGCCCCACACCAGATCGGGAACTCACAGAAGATTACAATCCGCTAGAAGCGCGTTTATTGCAAACACTTTCCTTCACTAAAGGTTGTTATATCGGTCAAGAAACAATTGCGCGTCTGGAAACCTACAAAGGCGTGAAGCAGCAACTTTGGGGCGTTCGACTAAGTGCTAGGGTAGAACCCGGAACTGTAGTGACGCTAGATGAGGAGAAAGTTGGAACCCTCACGAGTTATACAGAAACCCCTCAAGGGCCATTTGGTCTAGCTTATATCCGTACAAAAGCTGGGGGTGCCGGTTTGAAAGTGCACGTTGGAGATATTGAAGGGGAAGTTGTGGATGTGCCTTTTTTAAAGGGCGGGGAATCGTAA
- a CDS encoding PD-(D/E)XK nuclease family protein: MASNFQPLPRLKAKQIREYGKQYYIDDQGVRLPSVTTILSATKPQEDRDRLAQWQQRVGVEEAYRISSTAGRRGTGTHKHIERYLLGEEVTCPEGIKPYWESVEPVLQEIEDVRLVEGNIFHYDLRYAGRVDCVASYRGVPCVCDWKTADYPKGSIERLYDYPIQLAAYAGAVNHSYKDSGIEINHAMLVVAIPEMPAEVFWFEPAVVTDFWCRWQERVKTFWQRQGW, translated from the coding sequence ATGGCGTCTAATTTTCAACCACTTCCCCGGCTCAAAGCTAAGCAAATACGGGAGTATGGGAAGCAATATTATATTGATGATCAAGGGGTTCGTTTACCCAGTGTTACGACGATTCTGAGTGCTACGAAACCTCAAGAAGATAGAGACCGGCTGGCGCAGTGGCAGCAGCGTGTGGGTGTGGAAGAAGCTTATCGCATTTCTTCAACGGCGGGACGCAGAGGAACCGGCACTCACAAGCACATTGAACGCTATCTGTTGGGTGAGGAGGTTACCTGTCCAGAGGGCATCAAACCTTATTGGGAAAGTGTTGAGCCGGTGTTGCAAGAGATTGAAGATGTGCGATTGGTTGAAGGCAATATTTTTCACTACGATTTGCGATATGCCGGCAGGGTAGATTGTGTTGCGAGTTATCGCGGTGTTCCCTGTGTTTGTGACTGGAAAACTGCCGATTATCCTAAAGGTTCAATTGAGCGTTTGTACGATTATCCGATCCAATTAGCCGCCTATGCCGGCGCAGTGAATCATTCTTATAAAGATTCCGGGATTGAGATCAATCATGCAATGTTAGTGGTGGCAATTCCTGAAATGCCGGCTGAGGTGTTTTGGTTTGAGCCGGCAGTCGTGACAGATTTTTGGTGCCGGTGGCAAGAAAGAGTGAAAACTTTTTGGCAGCGTCAAGGCTGGTAA
- a CDS encoding patatin-like phospholipase family protein, whose protein sequence is MSKYTRILSIDGGGIRGIIPGQVLVTLEEKIKNRTGNPDARIADYFDLIAGTSTGGILTCIYLFPDENNRPRPRFTAQEAVNIYLQRGGEIFKAPFFKKLQSLAGVTDEKYPSEPLERLLKDYFKDKKLSELLKPCLITAYDIEARRSRFFTQHDAKKDLDQNYFVRDAARATSAAPTFFEVAKITSLASKSYPYIDGGVFANNPTLCAYAEARTKLQRKPTPEDSSEGNPTAKDMVVLSLGTGDIKESYTYAEAKDWGKIQWVSPIINIIMTGVAETVDYQLIQVFDSIKSPEQYLRINTVIQDSDAMAEMDNVSEENLKKLKRRGEETALENSEKLDKFIDFLL, encoded by the coding sequence ATGTCAAAATACACCAGAATTCTTTCAATTGACGGGGGCGGAATTCGAGGGATTATACCAGGACAGGTTTTAGTAACACTGGAAGAAAAAATTAAGAATCGGACAGGCAATCCAGATGCAAGAATTGCTGATTATTTCGATTTAATTGCCGGCACCAGTACAGGGGGAATTTTAACCTGCATTTACTTGTTTCCTGATGAAAACAATCGACCTAGACCCAGATTTACTGCCCAAGAAGCAGTCAATATTTATCTACAGAGAGGAGGCGAAATTTTTAAAGCTCCGTTCTTTAAAAAATTGCAATCTTTAGCAGGAGTTACCGATGAAAAATACCCGTCGGAACCCTTGGAAAGATTGTTAAAAGACTATTTTAAGGATAAAAAACTGAGCGAATTACTCAAGCCGTGTTTAATTACTGCTTATGATATTGAAGCAAGAAGAAGTCGATTTTTTACTCAGCATGATGCCAAAAAAGATTTAGATCAAAATTATTTTGTTAGAGATGCAGCGCGAGCAACTTCTGCCGCGCCCACGTTTTTTGAAGTAGCAAAAATTACATCGCTTGCCTCTAAAAGCTATCCTTATATCGATGGAGGAGTTTTTGCAAATAACCCAACACTTTGTGCTTATGCCGAAGCTCGAACAAAATTACAGCGAAAACCGACACCGGAAGATTCATCCGAAGGGAATCCTACGGCAAAAGACATGGTGGTTTTATCCTTAGGAACGGGCGACATTAAAGAATCCTACACTTACGCTGAAGCAAAAGATTGGGGAAAAATTCAATGGGTCAGCCCAATTATTAATATTATTATGACGGGGGTCGCCGAAACCGTAGATTATCAATTAATCCAGGTTTTTGATAGCATCAAAAGCCCAGAACAATACCTGAGAATTAATACGGTTATTCAGGATAGTGATGCAATGGCAGAAATGGATAATGTGTCAGAGGAGAATTTGAAAAAGTTAAAAAGGAGAGGCGAGGAAACGGCTTTAGAGAATAGTGAAAAATTGGACAAATTTATCGATTTTCTGCTGTAG
- the mtnB gene encoding methylthioribulose 1-phosphate dehydratase, which yields MNTDPRQNLIAAASHFYTQGWMVGTAGNLSARVPDGSFWITASGRNKGHLTPNDFIRIALDGTVLEQPHPDARPSAETSIHEAIYACFPKAQACYHVHSIEANLISRMSNDEGLPLPTIEMLKGLGIWEENPKVTVPMFENHFQVPEIAADIRTRFQVAPPQVPVLLIRDHGVTVWADSQATAYNYIELIEYIFRYMLAARKIGLKELL from the coding sequence ATGAACACCGATCCAAGACAAAATTTAATTGCAGCAGCTAGCCATTTTTACACCCAAGGCTGGATGGTTGGCACCGCCGGCAACCTCTCGGCAAGGGTGCCCGATGGCAGCTTTTGGATTACCGCCAGTGGGCGCAATAAAGGGCATTTAACACCTAATGATTTTATCCGCATCGCACTCGATGGTACAGTGCTAGAGCAACCCCATCCTGACGCCCGCCCTTCTGCTGAAACAAGCATTCATGAAGCGATTTATGCCTGTTTTCCCAAAGCCCAAGCCTGCTATCATGTTCACTCAATTGAAGCAAATTTAATCTCTCGGATGAGCAATGATGAGGGGCTACCTTTGCCGACAATCGAAATGTTAAAAGGGCTGGGAATTTGGGAGGAAAATCCTAAAGTAACCGTGCCGATGTTTGAAAATCATTTCCAAGTGCCTGAAATTGCCGCTGACATTCGCACGCGTTTTCAGGTTGCGCCCCCACAAGTGCCGGTATTGCTCATCCGAGATCACGGAGTCACTGTTTGGGCTGATTCCCAAGCAACAGCTTACAATTATATTGAGCTGATAGAATATATTTTCCGCTATATGCTTGCAGCTCGAAAAATTGGCTTAAAGGAGCTTTTATGA
- a CDS encoding WG repeat-containing protein: protein MESSFSDIEKHWAQACIFQLQTLKIAGGYPDGSFRPDATITRAEFAVLMCKAFPNIEKKRNAITFKDLPATHWAYEAVKTAYEKEFFTGYPDGTFQPARKLQRVQALVILANGLKYTAPANSSEILKKYFEDAMQIPDYAINAVAAATAGLLVVNYPNVKQLKPNQEATRGEVAAMLSQALRLSNVVPKHYVACSELFSIQPQFYWAASFSEGLAMVTVDTKSGFIDKIGNFIIQPKFDHVGSFSEGLAPAKIGEKWGYIDKTGNFIIQPQFTSASSFVDGLAPAKIGEKWGYINKTGTFVSPQQFDAADAFSDGMARVKIGEKYGYINTTGTLVIQPQFKIAYSFSEGLAAVYAPPEREGALSQWGYIDKTGNFVIEPLYSFAYPFSDGLAKVGTGYLDKTGNFVLSPQQVEGFLSFSEGLAAASVGGKWGYMDKTGKLVIQPQFYGVDNADETIAEPFSEGLALVRIGNKAGFIDKTGKFVFQPQFDNAYSFSDGMALVNVGGKWETAVGYDSSANPVVETNFRGGIWGYIRNPLK, encoded by the coding sequence ATGGAATCTTCTTTTTCTGACATTGAAAAGCACTGGGCGCAAGCGTGTATTTTCCAACTGCAAACGCTAAAAATAGCTGGTGGCTACCCAGATGGCAGCTTTCGCCCCGATGCAACCATTACCCGTGCAGAATTTGCTGTTTTGATGTGCAAAGCGTTCCCGAATATAGAAAAAAAACGCAACGCTATTACCTTTAAAGATTTGCCGGCAACTCACTGGGCTTACGAAGCGGTTAAAACGGCTTATGAAAAAGAATTTTTTACCGGCTATCCTGATGGAACGTTTCAGCCGGCGCGAAAACTGCAGCGAGTACAAGCATTGGTAATCTTAGCAAATGGGCTAAAATATACCGCCCCTGCAAATTCTTCGGAAATTCTCAAGAAATATTTTGAAGACGCGATGCAAATTCCCGACTACGCCATCAATGCAGTCGCAGCAGCAACCGCCGGACTTTTGGTTGTTAATTATCCTAATGTCAAACAGTTAAAACCCAATCAAGAGGCAACGAGAGGGGAAGTCGCCGCGATGCTTTCTCAGGCATTACGTCTCTCAAATGTAGTTCCTAAACACTATGTTGCCTGCAGCGAGTTATTTTCCATTCAGCCGCAATTTTATTGGGCAGCTTCCTTTTCCGAAGGACTAGCAATGGTAACAGTTGATACCAAATCTGGGTTTATTGATAAAATCGGCAACTTCATCATTCAACCCAAATTTGATCACGTCGGTTCCTTTTCTGAAGGGTTAGCGCCGGCAAAAATCGGCGAAAAATGGGGTTATATCGATAAAACCGGCAACTTCATCATTCAACCCCAATTTACTTCTGCCAGTTCCTTTGTTGATGGGTTAGCCCCTGCAAAAATCGGCGAAAAATGGGGTTATATCAACAAAACCGGCACCTTCGTTAGCCCGCAGCAATTTGATGCGGCTGATGCTTTCTCGGATGGGATGGCGCGAGTCAAAATTGGCGAAAAATACGGCTATATTAACACCACCGGCACCCTCGTCATTCAGCCCCAATTTAAAATCGCTTATTCCTTTTCCGAAGGGTTAGCCGCTGTCTACGCACCCCCAGAAAGAGAAGGCGCTCTTTCCCAGTGGGGGTATATTGATAAAACGGGAAACTTTGTTATTGAGCCACTCTATAGCTTTGCTTATCCTTTTTCCGACGGCTTAGCAAAGGTCGGCACCGGCTATCTTGATAAAACCGGAAACTTTGTCTTATCTCCCCAACAAGTTGAGGGTTTTCTCTCATTTTCAGAAGGGTTAGCCGCAGCGAGCGTGGGTGGAAAATGGGGTTATATGGACAAAACAGGAAAGCTCGTAATTCAGCCGCAATTTTATGGCGTAGACAATGCCGATGAAACTATAGCCGAACCTTTTTCAGAAGGGTTAGCGCTGGTAAGAATTGGCAACAAAGCCGGTTTTATTGATAAAACCGGCAAATTTGTATTTCAGCCGCAATTTGACAATGCTTATTCGTTTTCTGATGGCATGGCACTGGTCAACGTGGGCGGAAAATGGGAAACTGCTGTAGGATACGATTCCTCTGCCAATCCCGTCGTTGAAACCAATTTCCGGGGCGGCATTTGGGGCTATATTCGTAATCCCCTTAAGTAA
- a CDS encoding HAD-IB family phosphatase, which produces MKRIVFCDFDGTITAEETFVGMLKHFTPELSAQLMPEMYALRLTLREGVRQLLESIPSRRYPEIIEFARAKALRPGLVELLDFLDAEEVPFVVVSGGVRGIVQTVLEPLLNRIHAIYAVDVKTSSEYLQVHSDFEGETELLAKVPVMAQYQADEFVAIGDSVTDLNMAMQASLVFARDRLADYLDERQKPYITWNDFVDIRKQLSSRWKKV; this is translated from the coding sequence ATGAAAAGAATCGTATTCTGTGACTTTGACGGCACCATCACCGCAGAAGAAACCTTTGTCGGAATGCTCAAGCACTTTACCCCCGAACTTTCCGCTCAACTCATGCCCGAAATGTATGCCTTGCGATTAACATTGCGAGAAGGCGTGCGTCAACTATTAGAATCTATCCCATCACGAAGATATCCCGAAATTATTGAATTCGCCCGCGCCAAAGCGCTGCGCCCAGGTTTAGTCGAATTACTTGATTTCTTGGATGCAGAAGAAGTGCCTTTTGTTGTCGTTTCCGGAGGAGTGCGGGGGATCGTACAAACGGTGCTTGAACCCCTGTTAAATCGCATCCATGCCATCTATGCTGTAGATGTGAAGACGAGCAGTGAATATCTGCAAGTGCACTCAGATTTTGAAGGAGAAACAGAGTTGCTGGCAAAGGTGCCGGTGATGGCGCAATATCAGGCTGATGAATTTGTAGCCATTGGAGATTCAGTTACAGATTTAAATATGGCAATGCAAGCATCTCTGGTTTTTGCGCGAGATCGTCTTGCAGACTATCTAGATGAGCGGCAAAAGCCTTATATTACCTGGAATGATTTTGTTGATATCCGGAAACAGTTGAGCAGCCGGTGGAAAAAAGTTTAA
- a CDS encoding endonuclease/exonuclease/phosphatase family protein → MARCAVLLKSGAQPERMKLRLGKELTPQKFNRKKRSWVDDVDAGVNITATQLTLVTYNVWFSEYYRKKRCEALLQIIHDCDADVISLQEVTPSFLKILLQQEWVRNSYYISDAIGVTVTPYGVLFLSKIPISRLSFYKLPSSMNRTLLISELCVNGEVIKIATVHLESQKSSAPLRAEQLSLIFPLIQDSPHALLMGDFNFCSSWKSENDNIDSSYQDMWATLRTEEAGYTEDTDINIMRLERKGKERKVRFDRIFIRSDSLTWQPESIEMLGKTPISPKHPKVFPSDHFGLAGSLLSQSSPIKT, encoded by the coding sequence ATGGCCCGTTGCGCCGTGCTGTTGAAAAGTGGGGCGCAACCTGAGCGAATGAAGTTAAGGTTGGGAAAAGAACTAACCCCACAAAAATTTAATCGGAAAAAACGGTCTTGGGTGGATGATGTCGATGCCGGCGTTAATATTACCGCTACTCAATTAACGCTGGTTACTTATAATGTTTGGTTTTCAGAATATTACCGCAAAAAACGTTGCGAAGCTTTACTGCAAATTATACATGATTGCGATGCAGATGTCATCAGTTTGCAAGAAGTTACACCCAGCTTTTTGAAAATTCTTTTACAGCAAGAATGGGTGAGAAATAGTTACTATATTTCTGATGCTATAGGAGTGACAGTTACTCCCTACGGGGTGTTATTTCTGTCAAAAATTCCCATCAGCCGGTTATCTTTTTATAAATTACCTAGCTCCATGAACCGCACATTATTAATTTCTGAATTGTGTGTGAATGGAGAAGTTATTAAAATTGCAACCGTACATTTAGAAAGTCAAAAATCTTCAGCACCTCTCCGCGCCGAACAGCTTTCTTTAATTTTCCCCCTCATTCAAGATTCACCTCATGCTTTGCTCATGGGAGATTTTAACTTCTGTTCTTCTTGGAAAAGCGAAAACGATAATATAGATAGCAGCTACCAAGATATGTGGGCAACTTTGAGAACCGAAGAAGCCGGTTACACGGAAGATACAGATATTAATATCATGAGACTTGAGCGGAAAGGAAAAGAAAGAAAAGTCCGCTTTGATCGAATCTTTATCCGCTCAGATTCGCTCACTTGGCAGCCAGAGTCCATCGAAATGTTAGGAAAAACACCCATTTCTCCCAAACATCCAAAAGTCTTTCCTTCTGATCATTTCGGTTTAGCCGGCAGCCTCCTATCGCAATCATCCCCCATCAAAACTTAA
- a CDS encoding RuBisCO large subunit C-terminal-like domain-containing protein, with amino-acid sequence MTIEVDYRFPPGVDASRQAKMIAVGQTVGTWDARFAHREESLRSHLAEVVAVSSEATGHSLATIRFPVANVENDIPSLLTMIFGKYSMAGAAKVVALRLPEGYGTLPKLGITGIRERLGVTDRPLIMAIFKPALGLSAADHAAILKEVAGAGLDIIKDDEIMGDLAGAPTLERLQACRKVLDAVKQETGRTVLYAVNVTGKNPVEMAKRLVAEGANALLLNVLSYGFSVLQQLASDPEIDVPVFVHPALAGALCAAPEHGMAYSVVLGTLMAYAGADAVLYPAHYGSLPFDAGEEAQIRDILRVRNVFPVPSAGIHPGIVPKALADYGQQVILNAGTGIMDHPDGAAAGVQAFFEALEWLDADKAFEVESLPNGPLRRAVEKWGAT; translated from the coding sequence ATGACGATTGAAGTAGACTACCGTTTTCCTCCCGGCGTTGATGCCTCACGACAAGCCAAAATGATTGCAGTTGGGCAAACTGTCGGCACTTGGGATGCCCGTTTTGCCCACCGTGAAGAGTCGCTGCGTTCGCATTTAGCTGAAGTTGTTGCCGTCAGTAGCGAAGCGACTGGGCACAGTTTGGCGACAATCCGTTTTCCCGTGGCGAATGTCGAGAACGACATCCCCAGTCTGCTGACGATGATTTTCGGGAAATATTCGATGGCAGGTGCGGCAAAAGTCGTGGCGCTACGGCTGCCAGAGGGTTATGGCACACTTCCCAAGTTGGGGATCACCGGCATTCGGGAACGTCTGGGTGTGACGGATCGGCCTTTAATTATGGCCATTTTTAAACCGGCCCTGGGTCTTTCTGCCGCAGATCATGCCGCGATTTTAAAAGAGGTTGCCGGTGCCGGTCTCGATATTATTAAAGATGATGAAATCATGGGCGACTTGGCCGGCGCACCCACTTTGGAACGCTTGCAGGCTTGCCGCAAAGTGCTGGATGCGGTGAAGCAAGAAACCGGGCGTACCGTGCTTTATGCGGTGAACGTTACGGGCAAAAATCCGGTAGAAATGGCAAAACGTCTCGTGGCAGAAGGGGCAAATGCCCTGCTGCTGAACGTGCTTTCCTACGGCTTTTCAGTCTTGCAACAACTGGCATCTGATCCAGAAATTGACGTGCCGGTTTTTGTTCATCCAGCCCTTGCCGGTGCCCTATGCGCCGCCCCTGAACATGGCATGGCGTACTCCGTGGTGTTGGGGACGCTAATGGCTTATGCCGGGGCGGATGCGGTGCTCTATCCCGCCCACTATGGCAGTTTGCCCTTTGATGCGGGGGAGGAAGCCCAAATTCGGGATATTTTGCGTGTTCGTAATGTTTTTCCCGTTCCCTCTGCCGGCATCCATCCCGGAATTGTCCCAAAAGCGTTGGCAGATTATGGGCAGCAGGTAATTCTTAATGCCGGTACGGGGATCATGGATCACCCAGATGGGGCAGCGGCTGGGGTTCAAGCTTTCTTTGAAGCGCTGGAATGGTTAGATGCCGATAAAGCTTTTGAGGTGGAGTCTTTACCAAATGGCCCGTTGCGCCGTGCTGTTGAAAAGTGGGGCGCAACCTGA
- a CDS encoding 1,2-dihydroxy-3-keto-5-methylthiopentene dioxygenase: protein MAILQLENGTQLTDLIEITAELAPLNIKLSRWPVGENPETRALLAKDALSDAEKEQVLQDLDSYFEELQRTDGYQSRDLIVLHPEIPNLDTLLSKFKPCHTHADDEVRYIIAGEGVFGFVRPDGSQVELTVQPEEYINVPAGTEHWFYLTEGRRIKAVRYFIGKEGWTPEYTGTEIRLRPLAAVS from the coding sequence ATGGCCATTCTGCAACTCGAAAATGGCACCCAACTCACGGATCTGATTGAGATTACCGCTGAATTAGCGCCTTTAAATATTAAGCTCAGCCGGTGGCCGGTGGGGGAAAATCCCGAAACTCGTGCCCTGCTTGCCAAAGATGCGCTGAGTGATGCCGAAAAAGAGCAAGTGCTGCAAGACCTTGATAGCTATTTCGAGGAACTTCAACGCACCGATGGCTATCAATCTCGCGACCTGATTGTACTGCATCCAGAGATCCCCAATCTGGACACCTTGCTGTCTAAATTCAAGCCTTGCCACACTCACGCGGATGACGAAGTGCGCTATATCATCGCCGGCGAAGGGGTGTTTGGGTTTGTGCGCCCGGATGGGAGTCAAGTGGAACTAACCGTGCAGCCGGAAGAGTATATCAACGTACCTGCCGGCACCGAACACTGGTTTTATCTCACAGAGGGACGCCGCATTAAAGCAGTGCGCTACTTCATCGGCAAGGAGGGATGGACACCAGAGTACACCGGCACTGAAATTCGCCTCCGTCCTTTGGCGGCTGTCAGTTAA
- a CDS encoding class I SAM-dependent methyltransferase, which produces MDAYQQLIIELYNSRTVYDREEGTRHPLEAKLLLESVPIQKGQKILDVATGTGLVAIPAAEKVGSEGYVIGIDMTPGMLHQAREKVEAASLQNIELIEADAESINFSDSSFDVIFCCEALVLFTDIPASLQKWYRFLKPGGFVAFTSPPETAYLADVYKNICARVLGVSLPHILEPLGTPEKCQNLLQQAGFRDIQIKIEPSGRHRSFSDDKLSWKLINLSFKGHPLLYKLSPEQIERFQVEYSAAIQKLATNQGVWEDTTKFFVRAQK; this is translated from the coding sequence ATGGATGCTTATCAGCAGTTGATAATAGAACTTTACAATTCTAGAACTGTCTATGATCGGGAGGAAGGGACTCGTCATCCACTAGAAGCCAAACTTCTACTTGAATCTGTGCCGATTCAGAAGGGGCAGAAAATCCTTGATGTTGCGACTGGAACAGGTTTAGTTGCGATTCCTGCTGCTGAGAAAGTTGGTTCAGAGGGTTATGTCATTGGCATAGATATGACCCCTGGAATGCTTCATCAAGCTAGAGAAAAGGTTGAAGCTGCCAGCTTGCAAAACATCGAACTAATTGAGGCAGATGCGGAATCTATAAACTTTAGTGATAGTAGTTTTGATGTCATCTTTTGCTGTGAGGCACTTGTCCTTTTTACTGACATCCCTGCGAGTTTGCAAAAGTGGTATCGATTCCTTAAACCAGGAGGGTTTGTTGCATTTACCTCTCCGCCAGAAACGGCTTATCTGGCAGATGTTTATAAAAATATCTGCGCTAGAGTTTTGGGTGTATCGCTGCCACACATCCTCGAACCACTTGGCACTCCTGAAAAATGTCAAAATTTGCTACAGCAAGCAGGTTTTAGAGACATCCAAATTAAAATTGAGCCATCAGGCCGGCATCGTAGTTTTAGTGATGACAAATTATCGTGGAAGCTAATTAATTTAAGCTTTAAAGGCCATCCACTGCTGTATAAACTGTCACCCGAACAAATAGAGCGCTTCCAAGTTGAATATAGCGCCGCAATTCAAAAACTCGCAACGAATCAAGGAGTCTGGGAAGATACGACAAAATTCTTTGTTCGCGCTCAAAAGTAG